DNA sequence from the Pseudophryne corroboree isolate aPseCor3 chromosome 6, aPseCor3.hap2, whole genome shotgun sequence genome:
aagccctgtattccCTCACcaagccacacctgcactgcactccgCAGTATCCGGATCCTTACACCGCAtaaatgtccaaactgcggccctccagctgttgagaaactacacatccctgcatgccctgacacagctttagcattctctgacagcaaaactgtgtcagggcatgctgggatatgtagtttcacaacagctggagggccacagtttggacatgcgtgGCATAGCAGGTACCATATGGCGCTCACACTTCACCAGAAGAGGCCGGTGTAGGGCACAGGAGTCCTGTCAGCGGAGCTTCTGCCATGTCCCGTaaatgcctgcaacagagctggactcggaagagtggatgcacacttgtatcacacagtcactgtgtgtgagaggctcctgtcactctgagaccacACCCAcatcgcctacagctcgctgccttaCTTGGACAAGATGGCTTACACCCCTTCTGGGCACTAAGCtctgtatccttggggcccctctgatccttgggacccggtacagatgtcccctttgaccccccctgtcgccggccctgtctacgatccatgctgaaccGGGCCTCTGGCTATTAGCCAATTACCAAGTGCATCTTCCTTTTCTATTTGTAGTATGTTAACCTTGTTCCTCCATAGAAGATTCTGAAGTTGCAGATTCTACTTTGCGCAGTAGACTGTATTGTTTAGGAGCAGCAGAGAAGATGAAAGCCAAATGAGATGTATAGAGTTAATGTTGGAAGCATaatattgttcgctcgctagcagcttttagcagcattgcacacgctaggccgccgccctctgggagtgtatcttagcttagcagaatagcgaacgaaagattagcagaattgctactaaataattctttgcagtttctgagtagctccagacctactcacacattgcgatcagctcagtccgtttagttcctggtttgacgtcacaaacacgccctgcgttcggccagccacacccccgtttctccagacactcctgcgtttttccctgacacacctgcgttttttagcacactcccggaaaacgctcagttaccacccagaaacgcccctttcctgtcaatcattcaccgatcagcagtgcgactgaaaagcgtcgtacgaacaccagcaaatctactaagttttgtgttaaataacttagcgcatgcgcgctgcgtaccatgtgcatgtgcatttagcaacaaatcgcagcatagtgaaaatcggcaacgagcgaacaactcggaatgaccaccaatgtctgaaAAGGTATTTCTGTGTGAAACTTCATAATATTATATTTGGTGAATAACTAGGTTTCTCATGTTCTGCCTATGCTTTCCAGCTCACAGTATTATGTTATTATTATATTTTGACTACAGAAGTGCTGAATGCTGAGAAATTTTTTAGTTACATGAGAAAATATAACACTTCTTCCTTCTCTTGGGAAACTTTTTATTATGCAATAAAGTTACATTTAATTTAATATGATTGGGTAAAAATTATTAAATGAATTAATATAACAAATGTTTCAAGGTGTAAACTTTATTGTGATTGGTGGTTAGCAGCATTTTTTGTAAATAATGTTTTGATATATTAATTTCTGTCAGAGCTGTATCACTTCAGTAGTATCTCAGAGCTTGTTAATGTCTCAGTCCTTCTCATCTCTGGACaaacagtaaataaaaaaaaaattactttattcAGACTTATGGCTTTGAACTAGAGTGTCTCCTATAATACATGATCACAAGAAAATAACTTCTCAGGAGGTCACTTTTTAAAAGAGGAGACTCCATTCTTTCACACAAGGGTACCTCTGAGTCTATGGGTAACAGAGTGACAAAAATAGAGCACTTTAAATGCTCTTATCCCCAATGTAGCGTAGTACCTGAATGTAGCGTAGTACCTGAATGTAGCGTAGTACCTGAAGGTAGTGAGGCTTAAGGACATCAATGCACCTTGACTCCTTATTGACTCCTTATGATATCATCTGTTCAGGAGGACATTCAGATAAGtaccctgagacacacacacacacacacacacacacacacacacacacacacacacacacacacacacacacacacacacacccatttgAACCCTTGCAGTGGTTAGGGCAAGTCACACTCATTTTTGGCAGTGAAGGATCATGTGAGAGACAGGGACCAAAGACAGAAAGCATGGTAACCCAAGAGCAAAGGGTCAAATGCAGATGTTCAGCCAGTTTCCATCAGGATCTGTAGTGCTGGTTCAAGGTGAGAAGATCAAAAAATTGGTAGTGTGTTGTTCTTAAAAATTTGCTTTTATAGACCTAATATTAGTCTCAGATGTGGTAACTAATTACTAGTGGCGGTCATTAGTCCGTTGCCTGGTGCATGTTGACATAGATAAGATGAAAATTTACAGAGTCTTTCACTTATTGCCCCAAGGCTGGACTTCTGACTGCAACCAAGAGTTTGCAGTTTGAGTCCAGCACTGGGGTCAGATAGTAAGGGAAACCTTGTGTCACTTTTGGTCGATGTTTGGTAAATTTTTGATTtattttgtgtttaagggtctaaatcacacatttacagattattatttttaacataatttaaatattttttttaaatcatttgttagtaaatgtggaatttagaccctgaaatataaAATTGACAAAACATTGACCAAACGTCGATCAACCATCGACCAAATATCGCCCGAGAtcaatttttggtaaatatacctcTACATTTGATGAGCGTTTGGTCGATGTTTGGtcaattttgtatttcagggtctaaattccacatttactaacagatgatgtttgacattttttttaaaggatgtaaaaaataatctgttagtaaaggagtgatttagaccctgaaacacaatatcGATCAGAAATCGACCCAACATTGACCAAAAATTGATCAACAGCAACCAAAATAGACGTTTAGTGAATATATCCCTCCTTTTCTAATACGTTGtgactgttatacagtatatgcaagTAGTGACTAGGACTGTAAACCAATTTATGATGGTTTGGAGGCAGCAAGAATGTTGGTATTCTCGTTCTGAATAACTTCTATGATTGCCAAAAATATAAAGTGGGGCACCAAGGTGTCAAGAATCAACGAGTAGACCAGACTGACATGTACATGGGTAGAAGTCCTTTACCAATATTTTAGTTCACCTGGGAGGCTTTCAGAATTTGTCTCCTGAAGTATTATTCAGAAATGGGAACAAGAAGTTTGGAAAAAACATAATGGGTGATGGACCTAAAGGCATAATACGATTCCCACCTCACCCTTACTGTGTCCTCACACCATACATTTTGGTACTCGCAAGATTATTCTTACTTTGCTTGACTCTTGGACATAGCTATCTTCTCATGTTCGTTGACTTTTCTTTAGCACTCTCCTATGATCCTGCACAACAAATACATGATTCTTTCCAGCGACATAATAATCCAGACAGATCAGGTCCATACTCCCAGGAGACAATTGTCTAACATGGCCAGCTCTCTTATGCAAGAATATCCACAGCACTGTATTGTTTCTCTGGGAAACTCTAGTCTACAGAAACTAGAATACAAATCAGGAACAGTACGGTGTACTAGAGGCTTGGAGCCCCTGGCAAACTCTCAAGGTGGGCCTCCTATTTGATTTTGATAAACCCTTAGGTCTACATGTGCAGCTGCAGCTGTGTAGGTACCAACATAGCCAAACAGGGAACCAGCATACGACGAGGGAGTGTACAGAATGTTGGTCATGGGCACTTCCAGGGAACAGACACAGAAATGATTGGGCAGCCGTGGGGGTAGACATGGGCTGTGGGCACACCGACTACCATAGGTGACACCAATGATAGACGAGCCTCTTCAGGTAAGTGGCAGACAGCAGGGGGTGTCAGCAGGCAACAGTGTCGGCGTGGTCACAGCAGACGATGATCCATGGCTTCGGGCCTATCCAGACACCAGAGCTCGGGCACCGGAGCTCTGTGGGCCTCTGAAATTTGCCAGTCTAGCCACTCAGTAGATACGCCATTGCTTACACCCAACATTTGGTTTTGAATATGGCAGTCTTCGTATTGCTGAATATATTATGTGGTGGTGCACTTGTCAGCAGAGGAATAACATTGTTTGAAGAACTGCCTATTACCAGAGAATAGTTTTGAGAATTTCTTGCAAACATGAAAACAGACATCAATCATACATATGAAAGGAACAATATAACATGTTCATAACTTTATTATTGAATAATACAGTAGTTTTCTATAGCTATCAGAAAAGAATATGCATTATTTTTCATGATTAAGTAATATCGATTATCACATTTTATCATTATTCTCCACCACACCTCAGTCTATAATGTGTGTATGACAAACTGTTCTTAACAACAAAAGAGATTGGTAGAACGGTTTGTAAATGCTGTCACGGATAATTCCATTTATATGTACTGGTGGCTGAAAGGATATACACTGTTGTTATAACCATACTTGCTAACCTCCCCACAATAATGGCTGTTCCAGTAGTCCATCCCTGGTGGAAGATATTGGCAGTATTTGGCTTCTTTCCCCGATAAGCTGGCAGAGGACAGTTTTTGTAAAACTATCTCACTAAACTGGTatgtcagttttttttttattttcataacTTCTCCAGTTCTGCCATAATTACGTAGGGCTCTGGCCATTTTCTGATACGTCATTATTTTACGGTTGCCCTTTTCTTTGCCCCACAACTCTGCCAGCTTTTCTTTGTTTTTAGAGACAAATTGGAAGATACCATTGGCTTGGTCCACCCATTGGATGCAGTCTGCCATGTTGATGTCATACAGAGTCTCAAAGAGATATTCATAGAGACGGAGCTTTTTCCTTCCTGTTGATAACCAAATATGATTACTTAGACTGACTGCAAAAGTGTTTACTACAGACAATTTGTTAGTTTTGCTCTGATAGGCTGAATATATAAATGTACAGTACATTTACTGGGGAtagtacatataggccctcattccgagttgttcgctcgttctttttcatcgcatcgcagtgaaaatccgcttagtacgcatgcgcaaagttcgcactgcgactgcgccaagtaactttactatgaagaaagtatttttactcacggctttttcttcgctccggcgatcgtaatgtgattgacaggaaatgggtgttactgggcggaaacacggcgtttcaggggcgtgtggctgaaaacgctaccgtttccggaaaaaacgcaggagtggccggagaaacggtgggagtgcctgggcgaacgctgggtgtgtttgtgacgtcaaccaggaacgacaagcactgaactgatcgcacaggcagagtaagtctggagctactctgaaactgctaagtagttagtaatcgcaatattgcgaatacatcggtcgcaattttaagaagctaagattcactcccagtaggcggcggcttagcgtgtgtaactctgctaaattcgccttgcgaccgatcaactcggaatgagggccatagtaccggAACTGAAGCACTGATTACAATAAATAAAGCTATGTAATGCTCTGTGTGACAAAATGTGTGGCTAGTGGCTGGATTACGTTTAGGATGCCAAATTTTATATAATCTCTAATGGCTGTCATGTCTCCATCATGCACAGTGAGAACAGGAGCGCTCGCTTAAACTTACCTCCGGTTAATGGCTGAACAGGGACAACACAACGAAGATTTCTGCTCTCACAGAATTCATGGTGAAGGTGGTTGTTGCCTAacaggcccggcaacaggggggtacaaagggtacccTCATCCTGGGCCCTGAGGTCCTGAGGGGCCCCAAAGTTcagatcagtggtgcaagtagaaaaaatgtcctacgggtactgtgtgtgcgccgaaggcgcgtgcacaaaaaatgggtgtggccaaatgccacatggggtgtggtcaatgaaaataggggcgtgatacacatatggggggaggggcagatacacgtatgaccccaatagtgccagatacacgttgccccacagtgccagatatacattgccccacagtgacagatatacattgccccacagtgccagatacacattgcctcactgtgccagatacacaaatgcccccagagtgccagatacacaaatgtccccagagtgccagatacacattgcctcacagtgccagatacacattgcctcacagtgccagatacacattgccccacagtgccagatacacaaatgcccccagagtgccagatatacattgcctcacagtgtcagatacacattgccccacagtgccagatacacaaatgcccccactgtgtcagatatacattgccccccagtgccagatacagaaatgcccccccagtgccagatatcccccagtgccaggtatacatgcccccccagtgccagatatcccccagtgccaggtatacatgcccccccagtgccagatatcccccagtgccaggtatacatgcccccccagtgccagatatcccccagtgccaggtatacatgcccccccagtgccagatatcccccagtgccagatatacatgaccccccagtgccagatatcccccagtgccaggtatacatgcccccccagtgccagatatcccccagtgccaggtatacatgcccccccagtgccagatatcccccagtgtcaggtatacaagcccccccagtgccagatatcccccagtgtcaggtatacatgcccccccccccctgctcaccgctgccgtcctgtctgtgtgagggaaggagagcgcaacctgcgcctctccttcccctcagtctccggcgggtgtctcagtttaattcagcgccgatccgtgagccaatcagagctcgcaccgcgagctctgattggctcacggattggcgctgaattaaactgagacacccgccggagactgaggggaaggagaggcgcaggctgcgctctccttccctcacaacagcggcggggagcagcagagggagggagggaagaggagcagcggcccgtcggtgtgggtacggcgtacccacggctaaattcttacgggtacaccgtacccacccgtacccacacactggTTCAGATACACAAAATAGGGCTGTGACTCCTATTAGTGATTCTAAAGTGAGCACTTTTAGTTTGTCCGGCTGCTCGCAAGTAGGTAAAACATAAATAAAATGATCAAGGCTCGACTACGACCCCCATCCCACGCCCTGCCAGGACCAGCTCACGGCAGCAGAGTGTTtaaggggtggggcctaatgcagaGAAGTGCCAGCCTCCATGAGAGACCTGTGTGATGTAGTCAATGAGTGTCTCTCCTGCTCGCTCAACATCCCTCTACCTAACActccctctccctgacattgtctctttctccctgaccctttgcctctctgacactgtctctctccctgaaactgtctctcttcctgacactgtctctccctgacactgtgtgtatctctccctaacactctctctctctgccccacactcttctctctctccctgactctgactctctctccctgacactgtctctctctctctctctctctctctctctctcctttcctctccctgacacactctcactctccctctctccctgacactgtctctctccctttctctccctccttGGCACTGTCTCTCTTGCGGTCTCTCTCCGACACTGtctcctctttctttctctctctcttcccgacactgtctcactccctgacagagtctctctctctgctccctctctttccctgacactgtctctctcacccGCTCTCCTTGACCCTGTAGCCCCACACAGttcgctttctctctctctatgtctccctgacactctccatctctatctctccctccttGACATTGGCTCTCTCattaacactgtctctctctctctccctggcactctctctatcttcctgacactctctcttcctgacaatctctctctgacactgtctctctctccctcccctctcatgctccacccctctctctccctgacattctctctctctttcttgctcactcttcctctcattcccagtttttccatgaaaccctctctgtctctctttttATCCCTGACCCACCCTTCTCACTCTCCCTTTCTCTTtcgtgcttctctctctctctctctttcaccctgacactctttctctcttgcttatctctttctccctgataccctctctctctcccttcctccccctctctcttttcctGGCACTCTCTTTATCTCTCTAGCTCCAGGAcccaaaatttatgttgccagctcTGCTACCCAATCCTCACAGTCGCAGTTGTATTCACAGTACGTACAACACATAGATCAGGAGAAAGAAACAGatggggaaaaaataaataaactaacAATCTGGCGGGTGACAGGTCCAAatgattttatttattaacagttacttatgttgtgccagcatattctgttgtgtttTACAATTtggaacaaacagtaataaaataagactgggttataacagacagacatagaggtaagaaggccctgcttgcaaacatataatctagagatgagcgggttcggtttctctgaatccgaacccgcacgaacttcatgttttttttcacgggtccgagcgactcggatcttcccgccttgctcggttaacccgagcgcgccccgaacgtcatcatgacgctgtcggattctcgcgaggctcggattctatcgcgagactcggattctatataaggagccgcgcgtcgccgccattttcacacgtgcattgagattgatagggagaggacgtggctggcgtcctctccgtttagaatagattagagagacacttgatttactaattttggggagcattaggagtactcagtacagtgcagagttttgctgatagtgaccaccagttttatttataatccgttctctgcctgaaaaaagcgatacacagcacacagtgactcagtcacataccatatctgtgtgcactgctcaggctcaggccagtgtgctgcatcatctattatctatatataatattatatatatctgtctgactgctcagctcacacagcttataattgtgggggagactggggagcactactgcagtgccagttataggttatagcaggagccaggagtacataatatattatatagtgagtgaccaccagacacacagtgcagtttatttaatatatccgttctctgcctgaaaaaagcgatacacacagtgactcagtcagtcacataccatatctgtgtgcactgctcaggctcaggccagtgtgctgcatcatctattatctatatataatattatatatatctgtctgactgctcagctcacacagcttataattgtgggggagactggggagcactactgcagtgccagttataggttatagcaggagccaggagtacataatattatattaaaacagtgcacacttttgctgcaggagtgccactgccagtgtgactagtgaccagtgacctgaccaccagtatatataatattagtagtatactatctctttatcaaccagtctatattagcagcagacacagtacagtgcggtagttcacggctgtggctacctctgtgtcggcactcggcagcccgtcc
Encoded proteins:
- the SPIC gene encoding transcription factor Spi-C, producing the protein MIKPLFHDVVRSETFTQKSAEYKIYTAIFNNQPQSDPNFTAPTTETATHQWTDTAINDLMHHNLQSDEDHQLMYTVNASKTPQKHGRKKLRLYEYLFETLYDINMADCIQWVDQANGIFQFVSKNKEKLAELWGKEKGNRKIMTYQKMARALRNYGRTGEVMKIKKKLTYQFSEIVLQKLSSASLSGKEAKYCQYLPPGMDYWNSHYCGEVSKYGYNNSVYPFSHQYI